The segment CCACCAAGAACTGGAGAGTATTATCGTCATCAGTGTCATCAATCACTGCCGAGACTGTCACCTTGCCCGTACCATTAGTGGCCTCGGAGGCAGTGGGGACGGTGGTGGTGGGGGCAGTGTTGGAAGAACCAGCTACATCAAAAATCATTACACGATTATTGCCAGAATCAGTGGCGTATAACAAATCTGATCCCGCAGATAAGTATGTTGAGTAGGAAAAGTCATTTTGACCGGTCCCTGCCGTTGATGAAGTAAAATTGGCTTGACCCAAAACATTGGCCGCGTTTTCATTGTCGCTAATGGCAGTTACGTCAAAAACCATTACACGATTTGCTTGATCTGATACATATAATTTATTTGTGCTGTAGGCAACACCGGATGGGGCATAGAGTGTGTTTTGAGCCACTCCTTGATCTGTGCCAGTTGTAAAGTTGGCTTGGCCAAGCACATTGACAGCATCTTCACCATTACTAATCGCAGTGATGTTAAAAATCAGTAAACGGTAATTTCCAGAATCGACAACGAATAGATAGGTTCCGTCGGTTGCTAGACCGGTAGGAACATAAAACGTATCTGCTGTGGTTGTATAACCTCCAGAGGTTACCATGTCTTCGGCACCGAGCACGTTGGCAGCGCTCTCCCCGTCGCTTACAGCAGTGACATCGTAAACTAATACACGATTATATCCCGCATCCGAAACAAATAACGTATTTGATGAAATTGTCACGTCGGTTGGCACAATTTCTTGACCAAGGACGTCGTTTGCTGTGCCAATGAAATCTTTTTGTCCAAGAACATGCTCGGCGGCTTCACCGTTTGTGATGTCCGTTACATCGTAAATTAGTATTCGGCCCGTGTCATAAGTAATCCGATTATCTGCCACATAAAGTTTGTTGGAAGCATAAGCAATCCCTCTTGGATCAGTCAAGCCGGTCGAGGTCGGGGTATATGTTTCGCAAGCGTCTGAGGCGAAATCGGTCTGCCCTAAAACCTTATCAGCTTTATAATCTAAAATGGTATTATCAGTATCAAGATTAAATACTAAAATGCGGCAGTTTGATGAATCTGATACGAAAAGACGGTGATTTGTCGTGTCGATTGCCGATCCCTCTACACCATAGAAAGCTGATTTACTTGCACCGTTATTTTGGCCGCCTTTTGTATAACTGGCCGCTCCCGTATCGTCATCAAATTGTCCTATGACGTTGTCAGCGGCTTCACCGTCTCCCAATACAGCAATGTCAAAAACCATCACACGGCTATTGGTATAATCACTTATATATAGTTTTGTGGAGATGAGTGCTGACCCTTTAGGTTCTTGTAAAAGCGTTTGTGACACTCCCTCGACATCGCTCGTAAAGTCCGCCTGACCTAATACATTTATGGCACTTTCGCCATTGGTAACTCCATCGCTTATATTAAAAACCATCACTCGATCATTATCAGCGTCAGACACAAATAACGAACTCGCATCTAAAGATAAACCTTTCGGATATTTAAACTTACTAATAGTGGTGCCACTACTATTTAAACCAAAGGCTGTTTGTCCTAAGACAAAAGTTGCCGCTTCTCCAT is part of the Patescibacteria group bacterium genome and harbors:
- a CDS encoding NHL repeat-containing protein, giving the protein MKKGVFYKILLLALIFSQFPTNFAQAFSNGANALDALGNLDEAGVVSYRKVGQNGGPFNNGMASPDDVAIDSTNHRLFVSDYQNGRVLVYNLNSSDVLVDYTADYVLGRPDFNDTRSLGASDVTQNTLVAPTGLAYASNMLYVSEGIANRVVVFDVTTIVNGESAANVLGQASFTTYAEGTTQSTLYNPSGLAIASNLLYVADTTNNRVMIFDVTAILDGENAANELGQANFTTVEYSKKTSSRLNQPEGVEISGTTLYVADTANHRVVTFDVTAISDGEAATFVLGQTAFGLNSSGTTISKFKYPKGLSLDASSLFVSDADNDRVMVFNISDGVTNGESAINVLGQADFTSDVEGVSQTLLQEPKGSALISTKLYISDYTNSRVMVFDIAVLGDGEAADNVIGQFDDDTGAASYTKGGQNNGASKSAFYGVEGSAIDTTNHRLFVSDSSNCRILVFNLDTDNTILDYKADKVLGQTDFASDACETYTPTSTGLTDPRGIAYASNKLYVADNRITYDTGRILIYDVTDITNGEAAEHVLGQKDFIGTANDVLGQEIVPTDVTISSNTLFVSDAGYNRVLVYDVTAVSDGESAANVLGAEDMVTSGGYTTTADTFYVPTGLATDGTYLFVVDSGNYRLLIFNITAISNGEDAVNVLGQANFTTGTDQGVAQNTLYAPSGVAYSTNKLYVSDQANRVMVFDVTAISDNENAANVLGQANFTSSTAGTGQNDFSYSTYLSAGSDLLYATDSGNNRVMIFDVAGSSNTAPTTTVPTASEATNGTGKVTVSAVIDDTDDDNTLQFLV